Within the Photobacterium swingsii genome, the region TTGGTACAGGGGATGGGAATTTCGCGCAAATAATAAGTGAGAGTGATGCCTTTGGCAATAAACAAAATACCATTCAGTATGTCGTATTGTTAATAGGTGTATTATTTGTGAGATATGACAATTATCGCCAATATACAGTTTATCATTCTGTTTATTGGCCGTGCGAGTTTGAGCAAATAACAGGCATAAAAAAACCGACCCTAAGGCCGGTTTTTAACAACAAATCAGAAGTCTAGATTATAGAGATTCTGTGAAAGTACGTGCGATTACGTCTTTTTGTTGTTCAGTTGTTAGAGAGTTAAAACGCACAGCGTAACCCGATACACGGATAGTTAGCTGAGGGTAGTTCTCTGGGTGCTTAACAGCGTCTTCTAGCGTTTCACGGTTAAGAACGTTAACGTTCAAGTGTTGACCGCCTTCGATGCCAGACTCGTGGTGGAAGTAACCATCCATTAGGCCTGCAAGGTTAGAACGCTGTGTATCCTGCTCTTTACCTAGTGCATTCGGTACGATAGAGAAGGTGTAAGAGATACCATCTTTCGCATCAGCAAACGGTAGTTTACCTACTGATGTTAGAGATGCTACAGCACCTTTTTCATCACGACCGTGCATTGGGTTTGCACCTGGTGCAAATGGAGCACCTGCTTGACGACCGTCAGGCGTGTTACCAGTCTTCTTACCGTATACCACGTTTGAAGTGATAGTTAGGATAGACTGAGTAGGGATCGCATCACGGTAAGTCTTAAGCTTACGGATCTTGTTCATGAAGTTAGATACAAGTTCACAAGCGATGTCATCAACGCGTGAATCGTTGTTACCAAACTTAGGATATTCGCCTTCGATGTCGAAGTCGATTGCGATACCGTCTTCGTCACGTACTGGCTTAACTTTAGCGTACTTGATAGCAGCTAGTGAGTCAGCAGCAACAGATAGACCAGCGATACCACAAGCCATAGTACGACGAACGTCACGGTCATGTAGAGCCATAAGCGCTGATTCGTAGCTGTACTTGTCGTGAGAGTAGTGGATAGCATTTAGTGCTGTCACGTACTGAGTTGCTAACCAATCCATTAGGCTATCTAGACCAGCGTATACTTTGTCGAAGTCTAGAACTTCGTCAAGCATAGGTTCTGCTTTAGGACCAACCTGAATTTTCAGTTTCTCATCCACACCACCGTTGATTACGTAAAGTAGTGTTTTAGCAAGGTTTGCACGCGCACCGAAGAATTGCATGTGCTTACCGATAACCATTGGAGATACACAACAAGCGATAGCGTAGTCATCGTTGTCGAAATCTGGACGCATTAGGTCATCATTTTCGTACTGGATAGAAGAAGTATCGATAGATACTTTCGCACAGAAACGTTTGAAGCCGTCAGGTAGTTGCTCAGACCATAGAACAGTGATGTTCGGCTCTGGAGAAGGACCCATAGTGTATAGCGTGTTTAGGAAACGGAAGTTAGTACGCGATACTAGCGTACGACCGTCAACACCCATACCACCCATAGATTCTGTTGCCCAGATTGGGTCGCCAGAGAATAGCTCATCGTACTCAGGAGTACGTAGGAAGCGAACCATACGTAGTTTCATTACGAAGTGGTCGATCATTTCCTGAGCTTGAACTTCAGTGATCTTACCAGCAGCGATATCACGCTCAATGTAGATATCTAGGAACGTAGATGTACGACCTAGAGACATTGCTGCGCCGTTTTGAGATTTAACAGCTGCTAGGTAGCCGAAGTATACCCATTGGATAGCTTCTTGTGCGTTAGTTGCTGGCTCAGAAATGTCGTAGCCGTATTTAGCTGCCATTTCTTTCATTTGACCTAGTGCACGGTGCTGCTCTTGAATTTCTTCACGAAGCTGCATAGTCATTTGTAGGTCGTCGCCTTTCTCTAGTTTTTCTTGTAGAGAATGGAATTGAGCAACTTTTTCTTTGATTAGGAAATCAATACCGTATAGAGCAACACGACGGTAGTCACCAATGATACGACCACGGCCGTATGCATCTGGAAGACCAGTCAGAACGCCAGATTTACGACATTTTAGGATGTCTGGAGAGTAAACATCGAAAACGCCTTGGTTGTGCGTTTTACGGTACTCAGAGAAGATTTTTGATACTTCTGGGTCAAGAGTACGGCCGTATGCTTTACAAGAACCTTCGATCATACGCACGCCGCCGTTTGGCATGATTGCGCGTTTTAGTGGAGCTTCAGTTTGAAGACCAACGATCGTTTCTAGATCTTTGTTGATGTAACCTGCATCGTGAGCAGTGATGGTAGAAACAAGGGAAGTATCGAAATCAACAGGAGCGTGAGTGCTGTTTTCCTGCTTGATACCTTCCATTACTTGATCCCAAAGCTTGTTAGTTGCTTCAGTACCTTCAGTAACTAGGAAAGACTCGTCACCCTCGTAAGGAGTGTAGTTTTTCTGGATAAAGTCGCGAACGTTAACATCGTTCTGCCATTCGCCAGCAGCGAAACCTTCCCAAGCTTTAGCAAATTGCTCTGCCATTGTATACCTACCTATATTCTATTCAGTAGAAAAAATAATCGTGTTATCGACGTCTAAAACTTAGTGGCTTTGGCCTTTTAGCTCTGGACGGCGATGGATAATCCAATAAGTCATACCAACTAAGAAGCCACCACCAAGGATATTACCTATGGTTACTGGAATCAGGTTGTTGAAAACAAAATGACTTACCGTTAAATCTGCAAACTGCGATGGGTCAACACCTGCCATGGTCCAAAACTCAGGACTAGCGAAAGAGTGAATCACGATACCCATCGGAATCATAAACATGTTAGCGATGCTGTGCTCAAAACCACACGCTACAAACATAGCAACAGGGAGCAGCATTACCATAACTTTATCAGTTGCGGTGCGACAAGAAAATGTCATCCACGTTGCCAAGCACACCATTAGGTTACATAGCATACCTAATACTACGGCTTGGCCAAAAGTATGGTGCAATTTGTGTTGTGCAATTTTCATTGCTGTGATGCCCCATTGGCCATTTGCACCCATATGTTGTTGTGCAATCCAAATGCAAGCCACAAAGAAACTAGCGCCAACAAAGTTACCTAAGTAAACGACAACCCAGTTGCGTAATAATTGAAAAGTCGTAATGCGGCCACTTGCGCGAGCAACAGTAGTTAGAACCGAAGAAGTGAAAAGCTCACCACCACAAATAACGACAAGAATAAGACCAAGGCTAAACGCGAGACCACCAACGAGTTTAGCCATGCCCCAAGACATGTCACCCGCGCCAGTCGTAACCGTGGTATAGAAAACAAAGGCAATTGAAATAAATACGCCAGCAGTAATAGCAAGGAAGAAGGATTGTAGTGGATTCTTCGTTGCTTTATAGACACCAACTTCTTCGGCTTTATGCGCCATCGCGGGTGGCATGAGAGCGTCAAACGGGTTGTTTTCAGTGTTCACAGGAATGCTCTTTCAGTTCAAATTTTTGCTGGGAGAATAATAGCAAATGGCAGCACTCAAAAAGTTGATTCAGATCATGGCGGTGAAATTATATAACAACTTTGGTCGTTTTGTTATATGTCATACAAACGTAATTTGTTGATTTATAAAGATATAAATTTTTTGATAAACGCTAAAAAAATTTTAATGTAATTTAATTTCATCTCGTAAGGTGAAATTTACACTTTAGGGTTATCTATGTAATTTCAACAACATAGTGAATTGGAACGCCCTCTTTTTTAGCTAGGTTATGATTATTGGAAATATTGATTCCGATTCGCTTGTTAATACAAAGTTGTATTAATAATCAATGCTTTGTTAATGAATGTGGTTTGAGTTTGTTGTAATAAGCAAAAAGGATAATAAGCGAACTCGTAATAACGCTAAATTTTGTTACAAAATGTGATATTACCGCTAGTGCGCCTATTTTTTCACCATCTCATGCCGTGTGTAGTAAGAATTCAACAACTTCTTGTGTATTGGAATAGCAGCATGCTGGTTACCAGATTTTAGATCATAAAAGCACATTACACCTTTTATTGTTACCGCGTGTTTCTCATGCCTATCGCTATGCCACAGCTGTATGGGTAGGGGGGGATAGCGGGGGAGAAAGTGTGACCCAGTGCAGTATTGTTTCGATGGAAAATATTTTTATTATTAATACTTTATTGATGTTTAATCTCGGAGCCTTACTTAACTAAGATCAATCAAATATTGCGGTCATTGTGCTATGCCGCAAGGTCTTTGTTGTTATACCCAATCCCTTATTGAGTGAAAAGTTAGAATATTTTTCATACATTTTGACGCTTATCTCATCTCAATGGTACGAGCAGTGAAAGTTGTCACAGATTAGCTTTGGCGCCTGTAGCAGAATTATGTGGCTTAATAAAAACGATCGCGCATCTTGTGCTGATTAAGAATTAAATGCCGAAGTAATATGCTGCTTACTGGCGAGTATGCAGATAAGTGGACGACGCTTTGGCATAACAACGAGGGATACGATGAAAACCAAGATAGCTAATTACATTGATGGCTTGCGAGAAGATTATATCCAAGCTGTTCAACATTTAGTGTCGATGCCAAGTGTATATCAAGAGGATGAGAGTAATACGCCATTTGGTCAGCCAATTGATGACTGCTTAACGGCGACATTAGCGTTTTGTGAAACGTTAGGCTTTTCAACTTATAAAGATCCTGAAGGTTATTACGGTTACGCTGAAGTGGGTCAGGGTGAACAAATGATAGGGGTACTTGGCCACCTTGATGTTGTACCCGTTGGTGAACTGTCAGCATGGGATTCCGACCCGTTTGCAGCGGACATTCGCGATGGTCGTATTTACGGTCGCGGCACCCAAGATGACAAAGGCCCAACGATTGCGGCTATGTTTGCCGTAAAAGCCTTACAAGCATGCGATGTTACTTTTAATAAACGTGTTCGCTTTATATTCGGTACGGATGAAGAAACACTGTGGCGTTGTATTGATCGCTACTGTGAGAAAGAAGAAATTCCCCAATGTGGCTTCACGCCTGATTCTGCCTTCCCATTGATCCACGCTGAAAAAATGCTGATCCAATCTTATTTGAAGTGTGGCGGTGATGTGGATCTAAGCCTTAAATGCGGCGGTGCGTTAAATGCCGTTCCTGAGCTTGCTCGCTACCAAGGTCCTTTACTGGAAGAGTTGGTTGCTGCACTTGATCAAATGGGCTTCGATTTTAGCTGTGAAGACGATGAGCTGACGGTATTCGGTAAGGCCGCGCATTCAGCATCAGCAGATACGAAAGGTGTCAATGCGATTGCACGACTCTGTATGGCGCTAGTTAAAGTGGGCGTAGATCATCCTATGGTGCGCTTCATCGCTGAACAAGTAGGTGAAGATGCCAATGCCAAAGAAATTTTTGGTTCTGTGGAAGATGTCAGTGGGCGCTTAACTTTCAATGTGGCACAGCTAGAGATTGATGAAGCCCATAGCCAGTGTGGGATTGATATTCGTGTGCCTGTTACTTTCAGTAAAGAAGATTACGATAACGACATTAAAGCGGTGAGTGAGCAATACGACTTGCAATACGAAGAGTTCGATGTGTTGCCATCACTTTATATGCCAGCAGATAGCCCAATTATCCAAAGCTTGATGAAAGCATACCAAGATATCAGTGGCGATATGGACAGTAAGCCAATGACATCTGGTGGGGCGACATATGCCCGTGCTATGCCAAATTGTGTTGCGTACGGGGCTATATTCCCTGGGCGCGAGAAAGTAGAACACATGCCAAATGAATACCTCATTA harbors:
- the pflB gene encoding formate C-acetyltransferase, which encodes MAEQFAKAWEGFAAGEWQNDVNVRDFIQKNYTPYEGDESFLVTEGTEATNKLWDQVMEGIKQENSTHAPVDFDTSLVSTITAHDAGYINKDLETIVGLQTEAPLKRAIMPNGGVRMIEGSCKAYGRTLDPEVSKIFSEYRKTHNQGVFDVYSPDILKCRKSGVLTGLPDAYGRGRIIGDYRRVALYGIDFLIKEKVAQFHSLQEKLEKGDDLQMTMQLREEIQEQHRALGQMKEMAAKYGYDISEPATNAQEAIQWVYFGYLAAVKSQNGAAMSLGRTSTFLDIYIERDIAAGKITEVQAQEMIDHFVMKLRMVRFLRTPEYDELFSGDPIWATESMGGMGVDGRTLVSRTNFRFLNTLYTMGPSPEPNITVLWSEQLPDGFKRFCAKVSIDTSSIQYENDDLMRPDFDNDDYAIACCVSPMVIGKHMQFFGARANLAKTLLYVINGGVDEKLKIQVGPKAEPMLDEVLDFDKVYAGLDSLMDWLATQYVTALNAIHYSHDKYSYESALMALHDRDVRRTMACGIAGLSVAADSLAAIKYAKVKPVRDEDGIAIDFDIEGEYPKFGNNDSRVDDIACELVSNFMNKIRKLKTYRDAIPTQSILTITSNVVYGKKTGNTPDGRQAGAPFAPGANPMHGRDEKGAVASLTSVGKLPFADAKDGISYTFSIVPNALGKEQDTQRSNLAGLMDGYFHHESGIEGGQHLNVNVLNRETLEDAVKHPENYPQLTIRVSGYAVRFNSLTTEQQKDVIARTFTESL
- the focA gene encoding formate transporter FocA is translated as MPPAMAHKAEEVGVYKATKNPLQSFFLAITAGVFISIAFVFYTTVTTGAGDMSWGMAKLVGGLAFSLGLILVVICGGELFTSSVLTTVARASGRITTFQLLRNWVVVYLGNFVGASFFVACIWIAQQHMGANGQWGITAMKIAQHKLHHTFGQAVVLGMLCNLMVCLATWMTFSCRTATDKVMVMLLPVAMFVACGFEHSIANMFMIPMGIVIHSFASPEFWTMAGVDPSQFADLTVSHFVFNNLIPVTIGNILGGGFLVGMTYWIIHRRPELKGQSH
- a CDS encoding M20 family metallopeptidase, whose protein sequence is MKTKIANYIDGLREDYIQAVQHLVSMPSVYQEDESNTPFGQPIDDCLTATLAFCETLGFSTYKDPEGYYGYAEVGQGEQMIGVLGHLDVVPVGELSAWDSDPFAADIRDGRIYGRGTQDDKGPTIAAMFAVKALQACDVTFNKRVRFIFGTDEETLWRCIDRYCEKEEIPQCGFTPDSAFPLIHAEKMLIQSYLKCGGDVDLSLKCGGALNAVPELARYQGPLLEELVAALDQMGFDFSCEDDELTVFGKAAHSASADTKGVNAIARLCMALVKVGVDHPMVRFIAEQVGEDANAKEIFGSVEDVSGRLTFNVAQLEIDEAHSQCGIDIRVPVTFSKEDYDNDIKAVSEQYDLQYEEFDVLPSLYMPADSPIIQSLMKAYQDISGDMDSKPMTSGGATYARAMPNCVAYGAIFPGREKVEHMPNEYLIIDDMLKAMNVYANAIYQLQGVEL